The following are from one region of the Desulfobacterales bacterium genome:
- a CDS encoding response regulator: protein KLREDGSVEYVVCSAEDITEQKRSEDALKAERDMFSEGPVITIIWAPSENWPIRYVSSNIKAILGYSSEEVMNQNFKYASLIHPNDILRIEEEVKFNINNVIHTYEQSYRLQCKDGKYLWIYDFSKLERDSNGKLINIRGYLFDQTNLKNIEQNLEIQKTRLNYIIEGTNVGTWEWNIQTGETIFNEHWAEIIGYKLDEISPVNIETWMKFAHPDDLKISGELLDKHFKGELNYYEFESRMKHKNGDWIWVLDRGKVASWTEDHKPLWMYGTHQDITDRKRADKDLKEAQQKFQKLFENNPALMALSSLPEKAFIEVNTAFLDMLGFNREEIIGKTSSALDLFIEAEKQTFVADELQRTGHIRNIELKVRTKNSAILTGLFSEEIIESQGKSYLLTVMTDITKQKEAEILAIKASKAKSEFLANMSHEIRTPLNGVIGFTDLLKKTNLDSMQKQYVDNISTSANSLLGIINDILDFSKIEAGKLELEKIKTDIIEITEQVADIVKFHVSQKGLELLLNIEPDIPRFALVDPIRLKQILVNLLSNAIKFTEQGEVEITVTFTRKNERLGEFNFSVQDTGIGISEEQQKKLFKAFSQVDSSTTRKFGGTGLGLIISNLLAEKMGSEIKLRSEIGMGSNFFFSIETEYEVGEKLDLSSLTDIKRVLVIDDNDHNRIILEQIFKNWGIEFVGEDNGLLGLKHIEISGAFDVIIVDYNMPYLNGIDTIKMIREKLHLSPKQQPIILLHSSADDPMIHEECKKLGVRFNLIKPIKSQELLYYLKNIYNRLDIDKNQNILFSDPVVISKDIKPIIIVAEDVSMNMLLATTIIKQILPNSIILEAKNGKEAFDTAKTKNPDIILMDVQMPEMDGIEATEHIRKLNLVKHVPIIALTAGAVKEEKEKCLKAGMDDFLSKPISLEDLHKILKKYLFSEKKSEINIVSNEHIERKKSLHFDKKKLMEKIDYDNVIFQKLIQTLPDLFSTIESLGDAIRERDLLKIKMTAHGIKGSSLTMCFDRLTELAKELEENSYNSNVEKLNETFNNILLEWEQIKSIVNLPLSI from the coding sequence AAAATTACGAGAAGACGGTTCTGTAGAGTATGTTGTTTGTTCAGCTGAAGATATAACTGAACAGAAGCGGAGTGAAGATGCTTTGAAAGCTGAAAGAGATATGTTTTCAGAGGGGCCTGTCATAACAATTATATGGGCTCCATCAGAGAATTGGCCTATAAGATATGTGTCTTCAAATATCAAAGCTATACTTGGATATTCATCCGAAGAAGTTATGAATCAGAATTTTAAATATGCATCATTGATTCACCCAAATGACATTCTGAGAATCGAAGAAGAGGTTAAATTTAACATTAATAATGTTATACACACATATGAACAATCCTACAGATTACAATGCAAAGACGGCAAATATCTTTGGATTTATGATTTCAGTAAATTAGAAAGGGATTCAAATGGAAAGCTTATAAATATAAGAGGATATTTATTTGATCAAACAAATTTAAAAAATATTGAACAAAATTTAGAAATTCAAAAGACAAGACTTAATTATATTATTGAAGGCACTAATGTAGGTACTTGGGAATGGAATATACAAACAGGGGAAACAATTTTTAATGAACACTGGGCAGAAATTATTGGTTACAAATTGGATGAAATATCACCAGTAAATATTGAAACATGGATGAAATTCGCTCATCCTGATGATCTAAAAATTTCTGGAGAATTATTAGATAAGCATTTCAAAGGCGAGCTAAACTATTATGAATTTGAATCAAGGATGAAACATAAAAACGGGGATTGGATTTGGGTATTAGATAGAGGGAAAGTAGCTTCCTGGACAGAAGATCACAAACCACTTTGGATGTATGGAACTCATCAAGATATTACCGACCGTAAAAGAGCAGATAAAGATCTTAAAGAAGCTCAGCAGAAATTTCAAAAATTATTTGAAAACAATCCAGCTTTAATGGCGCTAAGTTCTCTTCCTGAAAAAGCTTTTATTGAAGTTAATACTGCCTTTCTCGACATGTTAGGATTCAATCGTGAAGAAATTATCGGTAAAACCTCTTCAGCGTTGGATTTATTTATCGAAGCTGAAAAGCAAACATTTGTTGCTGATGAGCTTCAAAGAACAGGCCATATCAGAAATATTGAACTTAAAGTAAGGACGAAAAATAGCGCTATACTTACAGGGCTATTTTCAGAAGAAATTATTGAAAGCCAAGGAAAAAGTTATTTATTAACCGTCATGACTGATATTACTAAGCAAAAAGAAGCGGAAATTCTTGCGATCAAAGCAAGTAAAGCGAAGTCGGAATTTCTTGCTAATATGAGTCATGAAATACGCACTCCTTTAAATGGAGTTATCGGTTTTACAGATTTGCTTAAAAAAACAAATTTAGATTCGATGCAGAAACAATATGTTGACAATATAAGTACTTCCGCTAATTCGTTACTGGGAATTATTAATGATATTCTTGATTTTTCAAAAATAGAAGCTGGTAAACTTGAGCTTGAAAAAATTAAAACAGATATTATTGAAATTACTGAACAAGTAGCCGATATTGTTAAATTCCATGTGTCTCAAAAAGGATTAGAATTACTACTAAACATTGAGCCAGATATTCCGCGTTTTGCCTTAGTTGATCCTATCCGATTAAAACAAATACTTGTAAACTTATTAAGCAATGCTATAAAATTCACAGAACAAGGAGAAGTTGAGATTACCGTTACTTTTACTCGAAAAAATGAGAGATTAGGTGAATTTAATTTTTCTGTTCAAGACACAGGTATCGGTATAAGTGAAGAGCAACAAAAAAAGCTATTTAAGGCATTTTCCCAAGTTGATAGTTCTACAACCAGAAAATTTGGAGGAACTGGACTTGGACTTATAATTTCTAATCTGCTGGCTGAAAAAATGGGAAGTGAGATTAAATTAAGAAGTGAGATTGGAATGGGGTCTAATTTCTTTTTTAGCATTGAAACAGAATATGAAGTAGGTGAAAAACTTGATTTAAGTAGCTTAACGGATATTAAAAGGGTTTTGGTTATTGATGACAATGATCATAACCGAATAATCCTTGAACAAATTTTTAAAAACTGGGGTATAGAATTCGTCGGTGAGGATAATGGACTTTTAGGGCTTAAGCATATTGAAATATCTGGAGCTTTTGATGTAATTATCGTTGATTATAACATGCCCTACCTTAATGGTATTGATACTATAAAAATGATACGGGAGAAATTGCACCTTTCACCTAAACAACAACCCATTATTTTACTTCATAGTTCAGCAGATGATCCTATGATCCATGAAGAATGTAAAAAGCTGGGAGTGAGATTTAATCTAATTAAGCCTATTAAATCACAGGAACTATTGTATTATCTAAAAAATATTTATAACCGACTGGATATAGATAAAAATCAAAATATATTGTTTAGCGATCCCGTTGTGATCTCCAAAGATATTAAGCCGATTATTATTGTAGCGGAAGATGTTTCTATGAATATGTTGCTGGCTACAACTATCATTAAACAAATACTTCCTAATAGTATTATATTAGAGGCTAAAAATGGAAAAGAGGCTTTTGATACAGCAAAGACAAAAAATCCTGACATAATATTGATGGATGTCCAGATGCCTGAAATGGATGGAATAGAGGCGACAGAGCATATTCGAAAATTAAATTTAGTTAAGCATGTTCCAATTATTGCATTGACTGCAGGGGCAGTAAAAGAAGAAAAAGAAAAATGCTTAAAAGCAGGTATGGATGATTTTTTAAGCAAACCGATTAGCTTGGAGGATCTACATAAAATATTAAAAAAATATTTATTTTCAGAAAAAAAATCAGAAATAAATATCGTTTCTAATGAACATATCGAAAGAAAAAAATCTCTTCATTTTGATAAGAAAAAATTAATGGAAAAAATAGACTATGACAATGTAATATTCCAAAAATTAATACAAACGCTTCCTGATTTATTTTCTACAATTGAATCCCTCGGCGATGCAATTCGTGAACGAGATTTATTAAAAATCAAAATGACAGCCCATGGTATCAAAGGGTCTTCATTGACTATGTGTTTTGATAGGCTTACAGAATTAGCAAAAGAGCTTGAAGAGAATTCTTATAATTCTAATGTAGAAAAACTCAATGAAACGTTTAACAACATACTTTTAGAATGGGAACAAATCAAGTCGATTGTAAATTTGCCTCTGAGTATTTAA